A single region of the Rhipicephalus sanguineus isolate Rsan-2018 unplaced genomic scaffold, BIME_Rsan_1.4 Seq653, whole genome shotgun sequence genome encodes:
- the LOC125756759 gene encoding uncharacterized protein LOC125756759: protein MSIFLESADASGELPLTVLALIDNEVHLRSGIFVKEEQWAWLLSRPKDSLFCKEATKLLCSILELQNKNPTVAPCRRLVRQEDKRATGEGPDTKKVGGCG from the exons AGTGCAGATGCCAGTGGTGAACTCCCACTTACAGTGTTGGCCCTCATAGATAATGAG GTCCATCTGAGAAGTGGCATATTCGTGAAGGAAGAGCAATGGGCTTGGCTGCTGTCGCGGCCCAAGGACTCCTTATTTTGCAAGGAGGCGACAAAGCTCCTGTGCAGTATCCTTGAGCTTCAGAACAAGAATCCCACAGTAGCGCCTTGTCGGCGCTTGGTGCGCCAGGAGGACAAACGGGCCACCGGAGAGGGCCCTGACACCAAGAAAGTTGGAGGCTGTGGCTAG